From Amyelois transitella isolate CPQ chromosome 4, ilAmyTran1.1, whole genome shotgun sequence, one genomic window encodes:
- the LOC132904389 gene encoding uncharacterized protein LOC132904389, with product MFAQVRSERPAVVKKALEWPATGDEDREGRLGGAGGGRLVASFRVGDRPEAGSLSDAEWVSVESLFEEQPRQRAPKRGREGDDCASAEMPAPKAPKAPTMKAVKAAKKGGRPKSTLSADARRELVAAKRDEAEKIVAEMAKKAETLQATSPADKGTLGDQAATNIKIIREIAAHSGNLKGTFQKGLKDAAASLEKVMSALSSGSTGEETERLREICERMENKISSLEKEMAELRAAVERERRAEFRQEKTEVLQRLILTTMGPVLDARFEGLQDRLLPEKRMRPALAADKRRTPANQTTDERLAASVADMISESDADVEEVPVPAPASRTAVWRKAPPLPTPEPKPRKGKGKRGRKGKGKKGNSAPTAPEPVPLATPPLSSPRSANSPSYAAVTAAPASRPPAPPPASGPSEVPWKKVPEKGSRRKAAAAAAPPRGNQAAAKKEKGPQPLKLRPPRSAAVVIRLRPDAEKRGATYGQVMDLAMGKVDLGALGIPGVKFRKAATGARILGIAGTEKDDKANLLASKLKEVLDPQVAEVSRPLKSVDMRVLELCDSATPALVCSAIARAGQCPESEIRVGDILEDRSGVRTAWVRCPIAAAKRLTANGTRLLVGWVSAQVKLLPARPMQCFRCLETGHVSQRCTAESDRSLLCYRCGEPGHKAAACNAAPKCILCAGAGKPTGHRVGSKACSSTRQNKKRRGGKRGASAATAQTQPARAAQSAEAMETGASE from the exons ATGTTCGCACAAGTGCGATCGGAGAGACCAGCTGTTGTTAAGAAGGCCCTGGAATGGCCAGCCACAGGTGATGAAGACCGCGAAGGGCGATTGGGGGGTGCAGGGGGAGGTCGATTAGTCGCCTCCTTCCGGGtgggagaccgg CCAGAGGCTGGCTCACTTTCCGATGCGGAATGGGTGAGCGTAGAGAGTCTGTTCGAGGAGCAACCCCGGCAGCGGGCTCCAAAAAGGGGCCGTGAGGGGGATGATTGTGCCAGTGCAGAAATGCCGGCACCGAAAGCGCCCAAGGCGCCAACTATGAAGGCCGTGAAAGCGGCCAAAAAAGGTGGTCGGCCGAAGTCGACTTTGTCCGCTGACGCCCGTCGGGAGTTAGTGGCGGCAAAGCGCGACGAGGCCGAAAAGATCGTGGCCGAGATGGCCAAAAAGGCGGAGACGCTGCAGGCGACATCGCCCGCAGACAAGGGCACCCTTGGGGACCAGGCCGCaacgaatataaaaattattcggGAAATTGCGGCCCATTCAGGGAACCTCAAGGGTACGTTTCAAAAGGGCCTGAAGGACGCTGCAGCGTCCCTAGAGAAGGTCATGTCGGCTCTGAGCTCCGGGTCGACAGGTGAGGAGACTGAGCGCCTGCGCGAAATCTGCGAGCGCATGGAAAATAAGATCTCCTCACTTGAGAAGGAAATGGCGGAGCTCAGAGCCGCCGTAGAAAGGGAGCGTCGGGCGGAATTCCGGCAGGAGAAGACTGAGGTGCTGCAGCGCCTCATTCTCACCACAATGGGTCCTGTGCTGGACGCCCGTTTTGAGGGCCTCCAGGACCGTCTCCTGCCGGAGAAACGTATGCGGCCCGCACTGGCGGCCGATAAACGCCGTACGCCGGCAAACCAGACGACGGATGAGAGGTTGGCTGCCTCGGTGGCCGACATGATCTCGGAGTCAGACGCCGATGTGGAGGAGGTGCCGGTGCCGGCTCCGGCAAGCCGTACTGCCGTATGGCGGAAGGCGCCCCCCCTACCGACCCCTGAACCTAAGCCCAGAAAGGGCAAAGGCAAACGGGGTAGGAAGGGAAAGGGCAAGAAAGGGAACTCTGCCCCTACGGCGCCTGAGCCGGTACCGTTGGCGACTCCACCACTGTCGTCACCGAGGTCGGCCAACTCTCCATCCTACGCAGCCGTAACGGCTGCGCCGGCGTCACGGCCACCCGCTCCGCCACCGGCTTCTGGGCCATCAGAAGTACCTTGGAAGAAGGTGCCGGAGAAGGGCTCCAGGAGGAAGGCCGCCGCTGCCGCTGCCCCACCCCGGGGTAACCAGGCTGCAGCCAAAAAAGAGAAGGGTCCACAACCGCTCAAACTCCGCCCACCGCGGTCGGCTGCTGTTGTGATCAGGCTGCGGCCGGACGCGGAAAAGCGTGGAGCGACCTATGGTCAGGTCATGGATCTGGCCATGGGTAAAGTGGACCTCGGCGCCCTGGGTATACCCGGGGTCAAGTTTAGAAAGGCGGCAACCGGTGCCCGCATCTTAGGGATAGCGGGCACTGAAAAGGACGACAAGGCCAACCTCCTGGCGTCCAAATTGAAGGAGGTCCTGGATCCTCAGGTAGCAGAGGTATCCAGGCCTCTAAAGAGTGTGGATATGCGCGTGCTGGAGCTGTGCGACTCCGCCACACCAGCCTTGGTGTGTAGCGCAATCGCTCGTGCGGGTCAATGCCCCGAATCGGAAATCCGAGTCGGGGACATTCTGGAGGACCGCTCGGGCGTTCGCACGGCCTGGGTAAGGTGTCCCATCGCAGCGGCCAAACGGCTGACCGCCAACGGCACCAGACTCCTAGTCGGATGGGTTTCGGCGCAGGTAAAACTGCTGCCGGCTAGGCCCATGCAGTGCTTCCGCTGCCTAGAGACGGGTCATGTCTCGCAGCGGTGCACTGCCGAGTCCGACAGGAGCCTGCTGTGCTACAGGTGCGGCGAGCCGGGTCACAAGGCCGCGGCGTGCAACGCCGCCCCCAAGTGCATCTTGTGCGCGGGGGCAGGCAAGCCGACGGGGCACCGCGTGGGGAGCAAGGCGTGCTCCAGCACgcgccaaaataaaaaaaggagagGTGGGAAGCGGGGTGCGTCCGCGGCTACGGCCCAGACGCAGCCTGCTCGTGCGGCTCAGAGCGCCGAGGCGATGGAAACGGGGGCCTCTGAATAA